The sequence below is a genomic window from Amia ocellicauda isolate fAmiCal2 chromosome 6, fAmiCal2.hap1, whole genome shotgun sequence.
gtgcgtgtgcctctgcgtctctgtttgtgtgtctctgtgtgcatctgtgtgtgtgcctctgtgtctgtgtgtgtgtgtctctgtgtgtgtgtctctgtggctgtgtgcgtgtgtctgtgtctctgtgcctctgtgtctgtgtgcctcTTTCTTCATTCCGGCCCCCCAGGCGACAAGGGTGACAAGGGCGACCGAGGGTCAGCGGGCAAGACGGGCCGGGAGGGGCTGCCAGGGGGGCTGGGCCCAGCAGGGGCGAAGGGCAGCAAGGGGCAGGCAGGCGCCCCGGGGGACCCCTGCAAAGTGGAGCGGGCAGCCTTCTCGGTGGGCCGGCGTAAGGCCCTGCACAGTCTGGACTACTACCAGGCCCTGGTCTTTGACACAGTCTTCGTCAACCTGCACGAGCACTTCAGCATGTTCCGTGGGCGCTTCCACTGCCAGCTACCCGGGGTCTACCTCTTCAATGTCAACGTGCACACCTGGAACTTCAAAGAGACCTACCTGCACGTCATGCACAATGAGCGTGAGACAGCCATCCTGTATGCCCAGCCCAGCGAGCGCAGCATCATGCAGAGCCAGAGCATCCTGCTGCAACTGGCCCGGGGCGACGAGGCCTGGGTGCGGCTGTACAAGCGGGAGCGTGACAACGCCGTGTACAGCGACCAGCTGGATGTCTACATCACCTTCAACGGCTACCTGGTGGTGCCCGACTGAGGCCTCAATCCCTCTATCCCCTCTGTTCCTCcccagttctctctctctcttaactCAATTCAtttaaaggtgctttattggcatgtcATGGATAATGTATTGCCAATGCGCTACAAAAGGAGATACAATTtataaatagaaacaataataataataataataataataataataataataataataataatatagctggggtgtataaatacataataaatacattatgcataaataatacattacaaaaaaacttaaataattATCTCTCCCACTCAACCCCtcttcactctctctttctctttccacCTCCCAAtctataacacacacactcacactgttaCACACTCAACTAGGAGATCCAGTCACAGCCTTTACTCACACCACATTCCAGAGATGTgctaa
It includes:
- the c1qtnf6b gene encoding complement C1q tumor necrosis factor-related protein 6 codes for the protein MLTVSLPLLLLLPQLTRAPPPTESPPLPSPPTGCRRCCDPLETPESSAPRTTPYLLPEVRPYINITILKGDKGDKGDRGSAGKTGREGLPGGLGPAGAKGSKGQAGAPGDPCKVERAAFSVGRRKALHSLDYYQALVFDTVFVNLHEHFSMFRGRFHCQLPGVYLFNVNVHTWNFKETYLHVMHNERETAILYAQPSERSIMQSQSILLQLARGDEAWVRLYKRERDNAVYSDQLDVYITFNGYLVVPD